The Helianthus annuus cultivar XRQ/B chromosome 16, HanXRQr2.0-SUNRISE, whole genome shotgun sequence genome includes a window with the following:
- the LOC110919495 gene encoding uncharacterized protein LOC110919495, with translation MLLDHNMLRIHSNHNGKGATEGSSGEESPEPGEVGSGQGSRGQRRHDGYPGGGQSCISCRWDRRGDDCGRSWQYRCGSPERPRQKRSEGSSGEESPEPHEAGFGQGSRGQRRRLEDRGGSQQYHSESPEQPQQKLRRGTDPRQHHGESGSSYADGPSWSSVPDLYQATRAPLQPVTTSQPMLCILYVFVHILCRLKLIFRACLKPMPRLRFWLMRGL, from the exons ATGTTACTCGATCATAACATGTTGAGAATTCATAG TAATCATAATGGTAAGGGGGCGACTGAAGGTTCCAGTGGAGAGGAAAGTCCTGAGCCCGGGGAGGTTGGTTCCGGTCAAGGTAGCCGTGGTCAAAGGCGGCATGATGGTTACCCGGGTGGTGGACAGTCATGTATAAGTTGTCGCTGGGATCGAAGGGGTGATGATTGTGGTCGCTCCTGGCAGTATCGTTGCGGATCTCCTGAACGACCCCGGCAGAAAAGGAGTGAAGGTTCCAGTGGCGAGGAAAGTCCTGAGCCCCATGAGGCTGGTTTCGGTCAAGGTAGCCGCGGTCAAAGAAGACGCTTGGAAGATCGGGGTGGTTCTCAGCAGTATCATAGTGAATCTCCCGAACAACCCCAGCAGAAACTTCGAAGAGGAACTGATCCACGTCAGCATCATGGTGAGTCCGGGTCGTCTTATGCTGATGGACCTTCATGGTCATCGGTTCCAGACCTGTACCAAGCCACACGGGCGCCTCTGCAGCCTGTGACCACATCGCAGCCTATGTTATGTATATTGTATGTATTTGTGCATATATTATGTAGGCTCAAGCTGATTTTCAGGGCCTGTCTCAAGCCCATGCCCAGACTGAGATTCTGGCTCATGCGTGGACTTTAG